A section of the Acipenser ruthenus unplaced genomic scaffold, fAciRut3.2 maternal haplotype, whole genome shotgun sequence genome encodes:
- the LOC117965068 gene encoding complexin-3-like: MASMVKSVLGAPINLFSSCLSLDGKEREQHSAPRRQTGRTAEEQRRYQEELEEEKRKRVAHCEKRNRERAAMRMHFRHKYQLAQNAKDDNHLNAVGGKVVLPRELAAVVRSEVPPAQERGFSLFGSFQELDFRALRESAQNSSQQCSIM; this comes from the exons ATGGCTTCGATGGTAAAGTCTGTCCTCGGGGCTCCGATCAACCTGTTCTCGTCGTGCCTGTCTCTGGACGGGAAGGAGAGGGAGCAGCACAGCGCCCCccgcaggcagacaggcaggaccGCGGAGGAGCAGCGCAGATACcaggaggagctggaggaggagaa GAGGAAGCGAGTCGCTCACTGTGAGAAGAGGAACAGAGAGCGAGCTGCCATGAGAATGCACTTCCGTCACAAATACCAGCTCGCGCAG aatgcCAAGGATGACAACCACCTGAATGCAGTGGGGGGGAAGGTGGTGCTCCCCCGAGAGCTGGCTGCAGTGGTACGCTCTGAGGTGCCCCCAGCCCAGGAGCGGGGGTTCAGTCTGTTTGGTTCGTTCCAGGAGCTGGACTTCAGAGCGTTGAGAGAGTCGGCACAGAACAGCTCACAGCAGTGCAGTATCAtgtag